One Clostridium estertheticum DNA segment encodes these proteins:
- a CDS encoding EutN/CcmL family microcompartment protein, with the protein MIIGKVIGKVISTRKNPKLVGNKFLIVEPLGDFGFDANNRIVAVDNVGAGVGEIVLVVTGSSARAICDVDNAPIDAAIVGIVDNEKDIMLD; encoded by the coding sequence ATGATTATTGGTAAGGTAATCGGTAAAGTTATTTCTACAAGAAAAAACCCTAAATTAGTAGGAAATAAATTTTTAATTGTTGAGCCTTTAGGTGATTTTGGGTTTGATGCCAACAATAGAATTGTAGCTGTTGATAATGTTGGTGCTGGGGTGGGTGAAATTGTTCTTGTTGTCACAGGTAGTTCGGCTAGGGCTATATGTGATGTAGACAATGCCCCAATTGATGCTGCCATCGTAGGAATTGTAGATAATGAGAAGGATATAATGTTAGATTAA
- a CDS encoding 4Fe-4S dicluster domain-containing protein, with amino-acid sequence MEIEELKAKLRAFGVVGAGGAGFPTYAKLNSLAEVVILNSAECEPLLRVDRQLCKYYTEEILSALELIVKTLNAKKGIFAIKSEYKEAIASLKEVIYKYTNIEIKILENVYPAGDEVVLVYEATGKIVHGGSLPIEVGAVVVNTETVLNVYNSVYLDKPVTHKYVTITGEVNNPTTIKVPIGTSIRQCIEFAGNPKIENFKIILGGPMTGRIGALEDVITKTSKAIIVLPEGHSTIIKRNLKTSIKINRARSVCSQCRMCTDLCPRYLLGHNIQPHRIMNALANGLTSDIEAFTSANLCCGCGICENYSCYQGLAPSSIIGELKDRLKEKGVKNITSKVGSKVNARREGRKVPMERLIARLGLTKYNIEAPLVEELYSVNKVVIKLNQHIGAVTTSVVKANDLVEVGDLIGKIEDGKLGANIHASISGVITAANNKEITIETRRYING; translated from the coding sequence ATGGAAATTGAAGAATTAAAAGCAAAATTACGAGCTTTTGGTGTTGTTGGAGCAGGTGGAGCAGGCTTCCCAACCTATGCTAAATTAAATAGTTTAGCTGAGGTTGTAATATTAAATTCTGCAGAGTGTGAACCACTTCTCAGGGTGGATAGGCAACTATGCAAATATTATACAGAAGAAATATTAAGTGCTTTGGAGTTAATCGTAAAGACTTTAAATGCAAAAAAAGGAATTTTTGCAATTAAATCAGAATATAAGGAAGCTATTGCTTCTTTAAAAGAGGTTATATATAAATATACGAATATAGAAATAAAAATATTAGAAAATGTTTACCCTGCTGGGGATGAAGTTGTACTTGTATATGAGGCTACTGGAAAAATAGTCCATGGAGGATCGTTGCCAATAGAAGTAGGTGCTGTGGTAGTAAATACTGAAACTGTATTAAATGTTTATAATTCGGTATATTTAGATAAGCCAGTTACCCATAAATATGTAACAATAACTGGTGAGGTGAATAATCCAACTACAATAAAAGTTCCCATTGGAACATCTATAAGACAATGCATTGAGTTTGCGGGCAACCCGAAAATTGAAAATTTTAAAATAATTTTAGGCGGGCCAATGACTGGGAGAATTGGAGCTTTAGAAGATGTAATAACTAAAACTTCTAAAGCTATAATTGTACTGCCAGAAGGACATTCAACAATTATAAAAAGAAATTTAAAAACTTCTATTAAAATAAATAGAGCCAGGTCAGTTTGTTCACAGTGTAGAATGTGTACTGATTTATGTCCCAGATATCTTTTAGGACACAATATTCAGCCACATAGAATAATGAATGCCTTAGCAAATGGACTAACAAGTGATATAGAAGCATTTACTTCTGCCAATCTTTGCTGTGGTTGTGGAATTTGCGAAAACTATTCATGTTATCAAGGACTAGCACCCTCTTCAATAATCGGGGAATTAAAAGATAGACTAAAAGAAAAAGGTGTTAAGAATATTACATCTAAGGTAGGAAGCAAGGTAAATGCAAGAAGAGAAGGCAGAAAAGTTCCTATGGAGAGATTAATAGCCAGGTTAGGACTTACTAAGTACAATATAGAGGCACCACTAGTAGAAGAGTTGTACAGTGTAAATAAAGTGGTTATTAAGCTAAATCAACATATTGGAGCAGTTACTACTTCCGTGGTAAAAGCTAATGACCTTGTAGAGGTTGGCGATTTAATTGGAAAAATAGAAGATGGTAAATTAGGAGCTAATATACATGCTAGTATTTCTGGAGTAATTACTGCGGCTAACAATAAGGAAATAACCATAGAAACAAGGAGGTATATCAATGGATAA
- a CDS encoding BMC domain-containing protein, which translates to MDKAIGLVEYITVPGGIRAADKMLKTAEVEILEAQTVCPGKYMVLICGKLSAVNAAIEAGKLEFEENIIDSFILGNPHDSIFSAISGVSDPGEVEALGIIETFSGASIIVAADTAAKTAKVNLIEIRISRGMCGKSYLLMSGEIAAVEASVAAACKSASEDGMLLDKAIIARPDPKLWEKLL; encoded by the coding sequence ATGGATAAGGCCATAGGACTTGTTGAATATATAACTGTGCCTGGGGGTATTAGAGCTGCAGATAAAATGCTTAAAACTGCAGAGGTTGAAATACTTGAGGCTCAAACAGTTTGCCCAGGAAAATATATGGTGCTTATTTGCGGTAAATTGAGTGCAGTTAATGCGGCTATAGAGGCAGGCAAATTGGAGTTCGAAGAAAATATAATAGATAGTTTTATTTTAGGAAATCCCCATGATTCCATATTTAGTGCTATAAGTGGAGTATCAGATCCTGGTGAAGTTGAAGCACTGGGAATAATAGAAACCTTTTCAGGAGCATCTATAATAGTAGCTGCAGACACAGCGGCTAAAACTGCTAAAGTAAATCTAATAGAAATAAGAATTTCTCGTGGAATGTGTGGCAAATCCTATCTACTAATGTCAGGAGAAATTGCAGCGGTGGAGGCTTCAGTTGCAGCAGCTTGCAAAAGTGCCAGTGAAGATGGAATGCTTTTAGACAAAGCAATTATTGCTAGACCTGATCCCAAACTATGGGAAAAATTGTTATAA